In the genome of Actinomadura graeca, one region contains:
- a CDS encoding PIG-L deacetylase family protein gives MGGLLAMLDVLVRLVAVTDGEGSHPHLPGRRVAAPRRAETAAALAHLADREIYRLGMPNAGVRERTLTPVLEDLLRGFDVCLAPWEHDAHRDHQAAGHAALATGPADGRHRGDARLHGRQGLVVLC, from the coding sequence GTGGGCGGGCTGCTCGCCATGCTCGACGTCCTGGTGCGGCTCGTTGCGGTCACCGACGGCGAGGGCTCGCATCCGCACCTGCCCGGCCGGCGGGTCGCCGCGCCGCGGCGCGCCGAGACCGCGGCGGCGCTGGCGCATCTCGCCGATCGCGAGATTTACCGGCTCGGGATGCCCAACGCCGGGGTCCGGGAACGGACGCTGACCCCCGTCCTGGAGGACCTGCTGCGCGGCTTCGACGTCTGCCTGGCCCCCTGGGAGCACGACGCCCATCGCGACCACCAGGCGGCGGGCCACGCCGCGCTCGCCACGGGTCCCGCTGACGGCCGCCACCGAGGTGACGCTCGGCTTCATGGACGGCAAGGTCTAGTAGTGCTTTGTTAG
- a CDS encoding CHAT domain-containing protein — MGHGRLKPVPLVSGQTEAVQRLYGGQRCHRLPSARLGEVLTTIGGYGIRHFACHDVTKGDILESFLALVNRPLPLQRLLTSDWGRRRLAILSSCETGVTDGALPDETIGFPARLMYTGVAGVIAFAWPVEPAPATYLLLRTRGNRLNGQAPRDALNEAQLWLRSAMHRELLTYEATHLKGPPPALEDAYRAWELIRPYQKPWNWAAFVYTGA; from the coding sequence ATGGGCCATGGGCGGCTCAAGCCGGTGCCACTGGTGTCAGGGCAAACTGAGGCCGTCCAGCGCCTCTATGGTGGGCAGCGCTGCCATCGCCTGCCGTCCGCGCGGCTGGGCGAGGTTCTGACTACCATCGGCGGCTACGGTATCAGGCATTTCGCCTGCCACGACGTGACCAAAGGTGACATCCTCGAAAGCTTTCTCGCGCTGGTCAACCGCCCGCTTCCATTGCAGCGGCTCCTTACGAGCGACTGGGGCAGGCGGCGCCTGGCGATCCTGTCGTCGTGCGAGACCGGCGTCACCGACGGCGCCCTGCCCGACGAGACGATCGGCTTTCCCGCGCGCCTCATGTACACGGGGGTCGCCGGCGTCATCGCCTTTGCCTGGCCGGTCGAACCCGCCCCCGCTACCTACCTCCTCCTGCGCACCCGCGGGAACCGCCTCAACGGTCAGGCACCCAGGGACGCACTCAACGAAGCGCAACTATGGCTTCGCAGTGCGATGCACCGCGAACTCCTCACCTACGAAGCGACTCACCTGAAAGGGCCTCCACCGGCTCTCGAAGATGCCTACCGCGCCTGGGAACTCATCCGGCCCTACCAGAAGCCATGGAACTGGGCGGCCTTCGTCTACACCGGAGCATGA
- a CDS encoding CHAT domain-containing protein, with product MPEIFLRVEQYIGPQRWRWVLTKFDGRLLADHEVRLDASHWQYQAFGDLRGYLREHASPVRRIEHEAQIVSDVGAWLGEQALGPIGRALAREGPATVCVIVPPQAAELAHRPLELAHAAGRPLALQGLTLVNQVDDPVRSTDRALFAKYSGRGQHDPKVEIGRRLRVLGLFSLPIESRPLDLRRERQAMVRAFEHLARVDGRSVDLRMLQYGVTRARLLQALCEPEGWDLVHVAGHGLPGELLLETEDGNVDPVRADSLAGLLELTKRRLKLVTLSTCWSAAPMAAEQRRLLGLPPSSAGTAEAELSRQAWPAASLAVELVGRLDCAVLAMRYPVVDEFAINLTGQLYGLMAGQGQPLPQALGLALKSAVADRSTPGLSALTLATPALFGHRAATLRLPAAAGPGTGCARGIASGSWVSDGKPTLAAPPPPPERLVGRVAVMARASMALTAQSGTTTVLLQGMPGGGKSACARELAHTHEDVFDKTVWYQVPDDSAVVVTEALNGFIDALSMLFPTSDGKAIHESPDRLAEWLRALVEQHRILIILDGLETLLTPSGQWYDLGWQLTIDALAGHSGAGRTILTSRRIPDGLNPRVMVEAVDALTLDEALLLARELPHLQALITGTADGLTATDARDLALQVLVQTQGHPLLLELANSQAANAQQLLSRLNASAQEWTLTRGRPTTFLATGKTLVGPEDYLQVLQHWTNAATGDLTDGDRELWWLLCCLQEFDRNQAFLAEVTKETRHLSPDSPSGLREGLNALAFRGLITIEPSTHEYVEAYKVHPALATAGRAEAGESFRETVDSAAGALWFAVFRELRDQESKSGGSRAIVQAGESGISYLIRGRNWEPAAQLVQHVLLRDHSVQTRQRILPQLRRIAESLIATERHLAVLRVMAMALSDSDPAEAERLLRRTQKRALRQSDYGIAALVTADLVEFARLDGRVGEAHTLFASLREYRWRAGSGPWARLMDEVQGARLLLQEDKPEVALVVVKSLLEQMATTPRPAPSASDSAIPWGVHESALGLGVEICLLAGRWQQALDLNTDHVASKVARGAPWTEIARTTFDNYGPLLQLDRMSEAWSTLNQCRSTFEEDNDLEMVGLVLSAQADIKQRQGLIQEAIKLEHDALHYKYKAGPQFRAADADVIATSHHNLGYYLLLGSTDWVRAATHYLTAALLFTLTESPERLQVIDKVTGIFRLHTPAQTGIRPISLPPTIDQLCRVIDEQHGTDLGNLLAVLAPSPSHLQQHWDWLIGHAQKS from the coding sequence TTCGGTGACCTGCGGGGCTATCTTCGCGAGCATGCTTCACCAGTCAGGCGCATAGAGCACGAGGCGCAGATTGTGTCCGATGTTGGCGCGTGGCTCGGGGAACAGGCTCTTGGTCCTATCGGCCGGGCGCTGGCGCGGGAGGGTCCGGCAACCGTCTGTGTGATTGTTCCGCCGCAGGCCGCCGAGCTGGCCCATCGGCCATTGGAGTTGGCGCACGCCGCAGGGCGGCCGCTTGCGCTGCAGGGCCTCACGCTTGTTAATCAGGTTGACGACCCTGTCAGGTCCACCGACCGTGCACTCTTCGCAAAGTACAGCGGCCGAGGTCAGCATGACCCCAAGGTCGAGATAGGGCGGCGACTGCGGGTCCTTGGCTTGTTTAGCTTGCCGATCGAGAGTAGACCGCTGGATCTGCGTCGCGAGCGGCAGGCTATGGTGCGGGCTTTTGAGCACCTCGCACGCGTCGATGGTCGCAGCGTCGATTTGCGGATGCTGCAGTACGGCGTGACCCGCGCCCGGTTGCTCCAGGCCCTTTGTGAGCCCGAGGGCTGGGATCTGGTTCACGTGGCCGGTCATGGGCTCCCGGGGGAGCTGTTGCTGGAAACCGAGGACGGGAACGTGGACCCCGTTCGCGCTGACAGCCTGGCCGGATTGCTAGAGCTCACCAAGAGGCGCTTGAAACTGGTGACCCTGTCCACGTGCTGGTCTGCGGCACCCATGGCCGCCGAGCAACGCCGCCTGCTGGGTCTTCCGCCCTCCAGTGCCGGCACAGCCGAAGCGGAGCTCTCAAGGCAAGCCTGGCCAGCCGCCTCACTTGCCGTCGAGTTGGTCGGTCGGCTGGATTGCGCCGTGCTCGCCATGCGCTACCCAGTTGTAGACGAATTTGCGATCAATCTCACTGGACAGCTCTACGGGCTCATGGCCGGTCAGGGACAGCCTTTGCCGCAGGCGCTCGGGCTGGCGCTCAAGAGTGCCGTAGCGGACAGATCGACGCCGGGCTTATCGGCCCTGACCTTGGCCACACCCGCCCTGTTCGGCCATCGGGCGGCCACGCTACGGCTACCTGCCGCGGCTGGGCCGGGCACCGGGTGCGCAAGGGGCATTGCGTCAGGGAGCTGGGTATCAGACGGCAAGCCCACGCTGGCTGCACCCCCGCCACCGCCAGAACGGCTGGTAGGGCGGGTCGCAGTGATGGCTCGGGCAAGCATGGCCCTGACTGCCCAAAGCGGTACCACCACCGTGCTACTACAGGGCATGCCCGGGGGAGGGAAGTCCGCATGTGCCAGGGAATTGGCTCACACGCACGAAGATGTCTTCGATAAGACGGTGTGGTATCAGGTGCCCGATGACAGCGCCGTCGTTGTGACAGAAGCCCTCAATGGATTTATAGACGCCTTAAGTATGCTTTTTCCCACCTCAGACGGAAAGGCGATCCATGAATCACCGGACCGACTAGCGGAATGGCTTCGGGCGCTCGTTGAACAGCATCGAATACTGATCATTTTGGACGGCCTCGAAACGCTGCTCACTCCTTCGGGCCAGTGGTACGACCTAGGTTGGCAGCTGACCATAGACGCGCTGGCCGGCCACAGCGGCGCTGGCCGGACCATCTTGACCAGCCGACGCATCCCTGATGGCCTAAACCCTCGGGTCATGGTGGAAGCGGTCGATGCGCTCACTCTGGATGAAGCGTTGCTGCTGGCCCGAGAACTACCTCACCTGCAAGCCCTGATCACAGGGACAGCGGACGGGTTGACTGCTACCGATGCCCGGGACTTGGCCCTGCAGGTTCTGGTCCAGACCCAAGGCCACCCCCTGCTCCTCGAATTGGCCAACAGCCAAGCGGCGAATGCGCAGCAATTATTATCGAGGCTGAACGCAAGCGCTCAGGAGTGGACCCTGACCCGAGGCCGACCCACGACATTCCTCGCCACCGGTAAAACACTCGTAGGCCCCGAGGACTACCTGCAGGTGCTGCAGCATTGGACCAACGCAGCCACCGGTGATCTCACCGACGGCGATCGCGAACTGTGGTGGCTGCTGTGTTGCCTGCAGGAGTTTGATCGCAACCAGGCATTCCTGGCGGAAGTAACAAAAGAAACTCGCCATCTGAGTCCGGACTCTCCATCCGGTCTCCGGGAAGGCTTGAACGCCTTAGCATTCAGAGGCTTGATCACCATCGAACCCTCCACACACGAGTACGTTGAGGCGTACAAAGTGCATCCTGCCCTGGCCACTGCAGGACGCGCAGAGGCGGGAGAATCGTTCCGAGAGACTGTAGATTCGGCCGCAGGCGCGTTGTGGTTCGCGGTCTTTCGTGAGCTGAGAGACCAAGAATCCAAGAGCGGCGGGAGCCGGGCGATCGTTCAGGCCGGGGAAAGTGGCATTTCTTACCTTATTCGCGGACGAAATTGGGAACCGGCTGCACAACTAGTTCAGCATGTACTCCTGCGTGATCACTCTGTCCAGACCAGGCAGAGGATTCTTCCGCAGCTCCGGCGGATCGCCGAGTCCCTTATCGCAACCGAGCGCCACCTTGCCGTCCTGAGAGTTATGGCCATGGCCTTGTCCGATAGTGACCCTGCCGAAGCTGAGCGGCTACTGCGACGGACTCAAAAAAGGGCGCTTCGCCAGTCAGACTATGGGATCGCTGCGTTAGTGACAGCTGACCTGGTAGAATTTGCGCGGCTGGATGGCCGGGTCGGTGAAGCGCACACCCTGTTCGCTTCGTTGCGTGAGTACCGGTGGCGTGCTGGTTCCGGACCGTGGGCTCGACTCATGGATGAGGTGCAGGGGGCGCGGTTGCTGCTGCAAGAAGACAAGCCAGAGGTCGCTCTGGTGGTAGTAAAAAGCCTGCTCGAACAGATGGCTACGACACCCAGGCCGGCCCCTAGTGCTTCGGACAGTGCCATCCCCTGGGGAGTGCATGAGAGCGCCCTCGGGCTCGGGGTGGAGATTTGCCTCCTCGCCGGGCGCTGGCAGCAAGCACTAGACTTGAATACGGACCACGTTGCATCGAAAGTGGCACGAGGCGCTCCTTGGACGGAGATTGCGCGTACCACCTTCGACAACTATGGGCCACTGCTACAGCTAGATCGCATGTCCGAGGCGTGGTCCACGCTGAACCAATGCCGCTCAACCTTCGAGGAAGACAATGACCTGGAGATGGTCGGCCTCGTTCTCAGCGCACAAGCCGACATCAAACAGAGACAGGGCCTCATCCAGGAAGCCATCAAACTCGAGCATGACGCGCTGCACTACAAGTATAAAGCAGGACCCCAATTTCGTGCTGCTGATGCCGACGTCATCGCGACTAGCCACCACAACCTCGGCTACTACCTGCTTCTCGGCTCCACCGACTGGGTGCGCGCAGCGACCCATTACCTGACCGCCGCCCTGCTCTTCACCCTTACCGAGAGTCCTGAGCGCTTGCAGGTAATCGATAAAGTCACCGGAATATTCCGCCTGCATACACCAGCCCAAACCGGAATCCGCCCAATCTCGCTGCCGCCGACGATCGATCAACTTTGCCGCGTGATAGACGAACAGCACGGAACGGATCTCGGCAATCTACTGGCGGTACTGGCACCCTCGCCAAGCCACCTGCAACAGCATTGGGACTGGCTTATAGGTCACGCACAAAAATCCTGA